AAATGGGTGTGTTTGTAACATTGAATGCTATAAAAGAATATGGTAAAGAATTAAGAGGATGTATAGGTTATCCTCAACCAATTTTCCCATTAATTGAAGCAACTATAAGAGCTGCAATAAGTGCAGCTACTGAAGACCCTAGATTTCCACCAGTAGAAATTGATGAAATGGATAGTATAGTAATTGAAGTTAGTGTTTTAACAGTTCCACAATTAATAGAAGTTAATGATCCAAAAGAATATCCTAAAAAAATAAAAATTGGAGAAGATGGTTTAATTGTTGAGAAAGGATTTTATAGAGGTTTACTT
This genomic interval from Nitrososphaerota archaeon contains the following:
- a CDS encoding TIGR00296 family protein is translated as MKLSLEEGKILVKIARKAIIEYLEKGIIISPPEVSKKLLEKMGVFVTLNAIKEYGKELRGCIGYPQPIFPLIEATIRAAISAATEDPRFPPVEIDEMDSIVIEVSVLTVPQLIEVNDPKEYPKKIKIGEDGLIVEKGFYRGLLLPQVAIEWNWDEEEFLCQTCIKAGLDPSSWLNKKVKIYKFQAQIFEEEEPNGEIFERKIA